One Fusarium falciforme chromosome 1, complete sequence genomic window carries:
- a CDS encoding RF-PROK-I domain-containing protein: MMLRRQLTAVLRLRIQPQHQLLRLLSPPFAPRFKRYQAFDADLDQDALAEARAWFRSESELSRLPKGNTTYARSSGPGGQHVNKTETKATTAYPVKELLSTLPKLLHRSIRESKYYTAKSDSLTFHTQDSRSRDANAKENWRKLLKEIFCIYDQVVPNETSEAKLQKHEDSRKNWDTQRLKMKKQLSQKKKDRRGPPT; encoded by the exons ATGATGCTCCGGCGACAGTTGACAGCAGTTCTCAGGCTGCGGATACAGCCCCAGCACCAGCTCTTGCGCTTGCTAAGCCCTCCTTTTGCACCCAGATTCAAAAGATACCAGGCTTTTGACGCTGATCTTGACCAAGACGCGCTGGCTGAAGCCCGAGCTTGGTTCCGTTCAGAAAGTGAATTATCGCGACTCCCAAAGGGTAACACCACCTACGCTCGGTCTAGTGGGCCGGGCGGACAGCATGTCAATAA GACCGAAACGAAGGCCACAACAGCGTATCCAGTTAAAGAGTTGCTCTCGACACTTCCCAAGTTGTTGCATCGTAGCATTCGAGAGTCGAAATACTACACGGCAAAGAGCGACTCCCTTACCTTTCACACCCAGGACTCCCGGTCAAGAGATGCAAATGCCAAAGAAAACTGGAGAAAATTGTTGAAGGAGATTTTCTGTATTTACGACCAAGTTGTTCCCAACGAGACGAGCGAAGCAAAGCTGCAGAAGCACGAAGATTC TCGGAAGAACTGGGACACCCAAAGGTTGAAAATGAAGAAACAACTCTcccaaaagaagaaggaccgCAGAGGGCCACCAACTTGA
- a CDS encoding LisH domain-containing protein, whose amino-acid sequence MVAKEFVDSDRVNYLVWRYLLEGNYRETAAKFQKEWHVKQPHRDFAFARHVKSHALVSVLNRGLLYHALEREHARKVASQLPQDAPAEAAEALQVGIFGPLDAHPQSKIDEEEGEDAEGEEVEEVSRKRAPQQLPNGSPAKRQRLSNGFEHGADASAAASAAAGPPVTTPMEVDNQPDNHAYPSPLEGEQAPEPIVRTDGPEQGTQVDKVEELAPETTFIRLVDDGQTHSKGDGRDATTPSPPSPSGAENAPIILQCEWNPRNPSILAAAGTDALARVWTVARAGPVEAGQDHVSPQGHTLLDRDVPRDTTVTALSWTSDGAAIAVATDSRNQASINVWSAEGALLQSIELSEPPIIKLSWNPSNTALLAISPDKGGALVTVHYPPAGNSLSYFLSGHDIEATPLDAVWTGDHEFLLCGGDLMVCLHCTDTTIAQARKFETKEDDSFRQVLFDARSRLAATSSDKGTLDLWDEKGQRRSISAHQGAITSMQWQPLPANQPGADDERLIATGGDDCAILIWNARMPESKAKCFLTMDSPIVRLAFTPDGAFIAGATSTQVLIWKVGSHLVPRASWSRPVHPGWLSPKANAETDEEDEHCLCWDADGQKLAYGSNSRLAIINFRR is encoded by the exons ATGGTCGCTAAGGAATTCGTCGACTCTGACAGAGTCAACTATCTCGTCTGGAG GTACCTTCTCGAAGGCA ATTACCGGGAGACGGCGGCCAAATTCCAAAAGGAGTGGCATGTCAAACAACCTCACAGAGACTTTGCCTTTGCGCGCCACGTCAAGAGCCATGCATTGGTCTCGGTCTTGAACCGCGGCCTCCTGTACCACGCGCTGGAGCGCGAGCATGCACGCAAGGTG GCTTCGCAGCTGCCTCAGGATGCACCGGCGGAAGCAGCCGAGGCGCTGCAGGTCGGCATCTTTGGCCCTCTGGACGCCCACCCACAGTCAAAaatcgacgaggaggaaggagaggatgctgagggagaggaggttgaagaagtaTCACGGAAACGAGCGCCTCAACAGTTACCGAATGGTTCGCCGGCTAAGCGACAGCGACTAAGCAATGGTTTCGAGCATGGCGCCGATGCATCGGCAGcggcatcagcagcagcaggaccTCCGGTCACGACACCGATGGAAGTGGACAACCAACCCGACAATCACGCCTACCCTTCGCCGCTCGAGGGCGAGCAGGCGCCGGAGCCGATTGTGCGTACTGACGGACCCGAGCAGGGCACCCAGGTCgacaaggtcgaggagctggcTCCAGAGACGACCTTTATCCGGCTCGTGGACGATGGTCAAACTCACAGCAAGGGCGACGGCCGAGATGCAACGACCCCGTCGCCCCCATCTCCGTCCGGTGCTGAGAATGCTCCCATCATTTTGCAGTGCGAGTGGAACCCCAGAAACCCGTCCATCCTGGCGGCTGCTGGAACGGATGCGCTAGCCCGTGTTTGGACGGTCGCGCGTGCCGGCCCCGTTGAGGCGGGACAGGATCACGTGTCACCCCAAGGCCACACCCTGCTGGACCGTGACGTTCCCCGCGATACGACAGTAACCGCCCTGTCGTGGACTTCAGATGGTGCTGCCATTGCGGTTGCCACAGACTCTAGGAATCAAGCGTCGATCAACGTATGGTCGGCCGAGGGCGCCTTGTTACAGTCGATAGAGCTATCGGAGCCGCCCATTATCAAGCTTTCATGGAACCCCAGCAACACAGCGCTCCTCGCCATCTCACCGGACAAGGGAGGCGCTCTTGTGACGGTGCACTACCCACCCGCAGGCAACTCTCTCTCATATTTCCTCTCTGGTCACGATATCGAGGCTACTCCCCTCGATGCGGTCTGGACGGGTGATCACGAATTTTTGCTTTGCGGTGGCGACCTGATGGTATGCCTACACTGCACCGACACGACAATAGCTCAGGCGAGGAAAttcgagaccaaggaggatgaTAGCTTCAGGCAGGTGCTCTTTGATGCACGATCAAGACTGGCAGCTACATCGAGTGATAAGGGCACACTAGAT CTCTGGGACGAGAAGGGACAGAGGAGGTCAATATCTGCACACCAAGGAGCCATTACTTCGATGCAATGGCAACCACTTCCTGCAAACCAGCCAGGTGCTGACGACGAGCGGCTGATTGCGACTGGAGGCGACGACTGTGCGATACTGATCTGGAACGCGCGAATGCCCGAGAGCAAGGCCAAGTGCTTCTTGACGATGGATTCGCCGATTGTGCGACTTGCGTTTACGCCTGACGGAGCGTTTATTGCGGGAGCTACATCGACACAGGTATTGATCTGGAAAGTGGGAAGTCACCTTGTTCCCCGAGCGAGCTGGAGCAGACCGGTTCACCCAGGTTGGCTCAGCCCCAAGGCCAATGCCGAgacagatgaggaggacgagcaCTGTCTGTGTTGGGATGCTGACGGACAAAAGCTGGCTTATGGCTCTAATAGCAGG CTCGCCATTATCAACTTTCGCAGATAG
- a CDS encoding Protein kinase domain-containing protein: MDPAARPQPQVQPCRYKVGKTLGAGSYSVVKECVHIDTGRYYAAKVINKRLMAGREHMVRNEIAVLKKVSMGHQNILTLVDYFETMNNLYLVTDLALGGELFDRICRKGSYFESDAADLVRATLSAVAYLHDHGIVHRDLKPENLLFRTPEDNADLLIADFGLSRIMDEEQFHVLTTTCGTPGYMAPEIFKKTGHGKPVDLWALGVITYFLLCGYTPFDRDSDFEEMQAILNADYSFTPIEYWRGVSSHAKDFIRRCLTIDATKRITAHEALQHPFVAGFINAEGESQNLLPNIKKNFNARRTLHAAIDTVRAINKLREAQNGLMDGARSKEPNRGAARQPQPQQQPGVRKDDSAISMTNNNNQPKDSGYGTQTETDVVMGNTGAPNVPSALQPGNNGNRIIETSKGLWSGPAMKR, translated from the exons ATGGACCCCGCCGCTCGTCCACAACCTCAAGTCCAGCCTTGTAGATACAAGGTTGGCAAGACGCTAGGAGCAGGCTCCTACTCTGTCGTCAAAGAGTGCGTCCATATTGACACAGGCCGCTACTATGCCGCCAAGGTCATTAACAAGCGCTTGATGGCGGGTCGCGAACACATG GTTCGCAATGAGATCGCCGTCCTCAAGAAGGTCTCCATGGGCCACCAGAACATCCTCACTCTCGTTGACTACTTCGAGACCATGAACAACCTCTACCTCGTCACCGATCTTGCTCTAGGAGGCGAGCTTTTCGACCGAATCTGCCGAAAGGGCTCGTACTTCGAATCCGATGCCGCCGACCTCGTCCGCGCTACACTCTCCGCTGTCGCTTACCTTCACGACCACGGAATCGTCCATCGCGATCTCAAGCCCGAGAACCTGCTCTTCCGCACCCCAGAGGACAATGCTGACCTTCTCATTGCCGACTTTGGTCTTTCGCGAATCATGGACGAAGAACAGTTCCACGTTCTCACTACAACTTGCGGTACTCCAGGATATATGGCTCCCGAAATCTTCAAGAAGACGGGTCACGGCAAGCCCGTCGATCTTTGGGCGCTGGGTGTCATTACCTACTTCCTTCTCTGCGGTTATACCCCCTTTGACCGCGACTCCGACTTTGAAGAGATGCAGGCCATCCTCAACGCCGACTACAGCTTCACCCCGATCGAGTACTGGCGCGGCGTCTCAAGCCACGCCAAGGACTTTATTCGGCGCTGCCTGACCATTGATGCTACCAAGCGCATCACAGCCCACGAGGCCCTTCAACATCCTTTCGTCGCAGGCTTTATCAATGCCGAGGGCGAGAGCCAGAACCTGCTGCccaacatcaagaagaacTTCAACGCCCGCCGGACCTTGCACGCAGCCATCGACACTGTCCGcgccatcaacaagctccgTGAGGCACAGAATGGTCTGATGGACGGCGCTCGATCCAAGGAGCCCAACCGCGGTGCTGCAcggcagccgcagccgcagcaacAACCCGGTGTTCGAAAAGATGACAGCGCCATATCCAtgaccaacaacaacaaccagcCTAAGGACAGTGGTTATGGAACACAGACTGAGACTGACGTGGTCATGGGCAACACGGGGGCTCCCAATGTCCCATCCGCATTGCAACCGGGCAATAACGGGAACCGCATCATCGAGACGTCCAAGGGCCTCTGGAGTGGACCTGCCATGAAGAGGTAG
- a CDS encoding FAD-binding FR-type domain-containing protein: MGWPYEFVTLTDEEKHQRRIALEYYAYVAFLSAFAPCLVSVLVRLIARVRRARRGQYSEVPGSPGVKASQQRWITRMIGKWSAAQWWLGEDVYFIGSRWGQRDEWVLGVAWTLWMLILCVRGTGKDYLHLTKRFGIIATSQMPIQYLLALKALNPFAFILRSSHEHLNRYHRVLGRIIYFLLILHAVFYNIFFFESGIWVKRFFAPVVFAGVVGFAAFHALTGTAMARVREYSYRIFFVTHLVAAFSIPPLIYYHAHSARFYVALAVGSFVVDLAARKITTITAPAVIEAIPGTTLVKVSATMPSSKIAKYRARPGSHVYLNMPSASRPGIGQLSAPHLLFEFLYNPFTVASTDEETRELTLVARTRTGPMTGRLSHFSSTGSASGKIELNVEGPYGAIGKTFRDLIDSGINRVLLVAGGVGATFAVPLYHAILAENASAHVQLIWAIRSPGDATWASSSPTGKSLLDDDQVQLFLTGDMGVADSGVEMNSLQQGGARPTRSPKRPDLQKIVDDTFRQGQGEKVAVLVCGPPSMASELRRSVTPWVMEGREVWWHNESFGW, from the exons ATGGGTTGGCCTTACGAGTTCGTCACCCTCACGGATGAGGAGAAGCATCAGCGCCGCATCGCCCTCGAATACTACGCCTACGTCGCCTTCCTCTCGGCCTTCGCACCTTGTCTCGTCTCCGTTTTGGTACGGCTCATCGCCCGCGTGCGCCGTGCCCGACGCGGCCAGTACAGCGAAGTTCCGGGATCGCCAGGGGTAAAGGCGAGTCAGCAGAGATGGATCACTAGGATGATTGGGAAGTGGTCTGCCGCCCAGTGGTGGCTAGGTGAGGATGTGTACTTTATAGGATCGCGCTGGGGACAGCGGGATGAGTGGGTTCTTGGTGTTGCTTGGACGTTGTGGATGTTGATCCTTTGTGTTCGGGGAACGGGCAAGG ACTATCTTCACCTAACGAAGCGCTTCGGCATCATTGCGACTTCGCAGATGCCCATCCAGTATCTCCTGGCTCTCAAGGCGCTCAACCCCTTTGCCTTTATCTTGCGCTCATCTCACGAGCACCTCAACCGGTACCACCGCGTGCTAGGTCGGATCATCTACTTCCTGCTCATCCTCCACGCCGTATTTTAcaacatcttcttcttcgagtCTGGAATCTGGGTCAAGCGCTTCTTCGCCCCGGTCGTCTTTGCCGGCGTTGTCGGCTTCGCGGCGTTCCACGCTCTCACAGGCACGGCCATGGCTCGTGTGCGCGAGTATTCGTATCGCATCTTCTTCGTCACTCACCTCGTAGCCGCGTTTTCTATTCCGCCTCTGATCTACTACCACGCGCACTCTGCCCGGTTCTACGTTGCTCTGGCCGTTGGCAGCTTTGTCGTCGACTTGGCTGCGCGCAAGATAACCACCATCACCGCGCCAGCTGTTATCGAAGCCATCCCTGGGACAACCCTCGTCAAGGTCTCGGCCACTATGCCTAGCAGCAAGATTGCCAAGTATCGAGCCCGTCCAGGATCTCACGTCTACCTCAACATGCCATCAGCTTCTCGCCCGGGCATCGGCCAACTCTCCGCTCCCCATCTGCTCTTCGAGTTTCTCTACAACCCCTTCACGGTGGCATCAACTGACGAGGAGACACGCGAGTTGACGCTGGTTGCCCGCACGCGGACCGGACCGATGACGGGCCGCCTCAGCCACTTCTCCTCAACTGGGAGCGCCTCGGGCAAGATCGAGCTCAACGTTGAAGGCCCGTACGGCGCCATAGGAAAGACATTCCGTGATCTCATCGACTCAGGAATCAACCGTGTCTTGCTCGTCGCTGGTGGTGTGGGGGCAACATTTGCAGTGCCCCTATACCACGCTATTCTGGCCGAGAACGCATCAGCACACGTTCAGCTCATCTGGGCCATCCGGAGTCCCGGCGATGCAACCTGGGCATCGTCAAGCCCAACGGGAAAGTCCCTCCTCGATGATGACCAGGTGCAGCTCTTCCTCACAGGCGACATGGGAGTCGCCGACAGTGGAGTCGAGATGAACAGCCTGCAACAAGGGGGCGCCCGACCGACCCGGAGCCCCAAGAGGCCTGATTTGCAAAAGATTGTTGACGACACGTTCCGACAGGGGCAAGGAGAAAAGGTCGCCGTCTTGGTTTGTGGCCCCCCTTCGATGGCGAGCGAGTTGCGGAGAAGTGTCACGCCTTGGGTTATGGAGGGGCGGGAGGTGTGGTGGCACAATGAGAGCTTTGGTTGGTGA
- a CDS encoding RRM domain-containing protein, which translates to MPEPEAEIQATANLSPVSPSPVHSATSLAVPALQETVDTIDAMVAAAAAAADAAKGTASSAPNLEPISGAGDDDIVDDDSLNDPYGEDDTEAAPQPEPHPQQELPDSNDDYAKTFDSPIGPEEGEDGDIQPEDVSSMPRESNQVSLSSDHLTSRPSEVSHAVPESSSSAQPGEPVATAISNASSEAHLGGATTPATSQPSNQPASSPATAKADSNAAGSPSASTDIQRLVADLTAPAEPSASADPSTLSAKGEPSAEPGPSSSAFPSSASLPPRPPQSQAAPQSYASQHHPGGINASIPSSVAAPPTPGQPSTYVAAGAPVTAPDALGNFATPPGSGLHAPVAITSMNAPPYPPQSAPYTADRAQDAEYQRQWDQFLADERQYMSEAKWDRFPEGSRIFIGNLSSDKVSKRDVFDLFHRFGRLAQISLKSAYGFVQYHSVEEGRRAMENLQGIEIKGRRIHLEVSRVQDKTKKERARSPERNRGRDSGRRNERHGHQNRDDYRPGRGQSPRRNDYQRDESYGRDRGFYDGGRGRGRSHSPGYGRNDKDNYRRRSPSPYGRPRHEGELDLPRRYGADVPDVQIILQPDVNRDFVNWVEQAFKAKGLRSEVMYLHPRIPKDVVVQRQAAEGVHAVVDLDLRAQNLGRIPVQAFDRSAGSSNVRFDQYVDLEPSTAAEVIIRAKASGGQPSYGQSFGGNGGYSNPYGGQPPHQPPTSGFPAGPPQSQYGQQPSAGGPDIASLVGQLNPAALQQLLSQIQPGGQNPVHPPTGVSAPAAPQVDIQAILGSLGGNATAQQPPPNSYGAPYGAQPPSNGAPPNGDAAVQVQNIMAQLARYRQ; encoded by the exons ATGCCAGAACCCGAGGCGGAAATCCAGGCCACTGCCAATCTCTCTCCTGTCTCTCCGTCGCCCGTTCACTCTGCCACGTCCTTGGCAGTTCCCGCGCTGCAGGAGACGGTCGATACCATCGACGCCATggttgccgccgccgctgctgctgctgatgccgCCAAAGGCACGGCCAGCAGCGCCCCTAACCTCGAGCCTATCTCGGGGGCCGGTGATGACGATATCGTAGATGACGACAGCCTCAACGACCCCTACGGCGAGGACGACACCGAGGCGGCACCCCAGCCTGAGCCTCATCCACAGCAAGAGCTCCCAGACAGCAATGACGACTACGCAAAGACCTTTGATTCCCCGATTGGGccggaggagggtgaggacgGGGACATTCAGCCAGAAGATGTATCATCGATGCCCCGAGAATCCAACCAAGTTTCTCTTTCATCCGATCACTTGACAAGTCGCCCATCAGAAGTCTCACATGCCGTTCCtgaatcatcatcatcagcccaGCCAGGCGAGCCCGTGGCAACGGCCATTTCCAACGCTTCGTCCGAAGCCCATCTCGGCGGTGCTACGACGCCGGCCACATCGCAACCCTCCAACCAGCCGGCATCGTCTCCAGCTACAGCCAAGGCGGACTCCAACGCCGCCGGTTCTCCCAGTGCCTCAACTGATATTCAACGGCTTGTCGCCGACCTCACTGCTCCTGCTGAGCCCAGTGCCAGCGCAGATCCATCTACTCTGTCCGCCAAAGGTGAACCGTCCGCTGAACCGGGACCTTCGTCGTCAGCCTTCCCATCATCCgcctctcttcctccgagGCCCCCCCAGTCGCAAGCCGCGCCCCAGTCGTATGCCTCGCAGCACCACCCAGGGGGCATCAATGCCAGTATCCCCTCCAGTGTGGCCGCACCGCCGACCCCCGGTCAACCGTCCACGTACGTGGCTGCTGGGGCGCCTGTCACGGCTCCTGATGCACTGGGCAATTTTGCAACTCCTCCTGGCTCTGGTCTCCACGCGCCCGTTGCCATCACTTCCATGAATGCCCCTCCATACCCGCCTCAGTCCGCCCCCTATACTGCTGATCGAGCTCAAGATGCCGAATACCAACGTCAGTGGGATCAGTTCTTGGCTGATGAGCGACAGTACATGTCGGAGGCCAAGTGGGACCGCTTTCCTGAAGGCTCTCGCATCTTTATTG GCAACCTCTCGAGCGACAAGGTATCGAAGCGTGACGTCTTTGATCTGTTTCATCGGTTCGGAAGGCTTGCCCAGATTTCTCTCAAATCTGCCTATGGGTTTGTGCAGTATCACTCGGTAGAGGAAGGACGGAGAGCGATGGAGAACCTCCAGGGAATCGAGATCAAGGGGCGCAGGATCC ATCTCGAAGTATCTCGTGTCCAGGACAAGACCAAAAAGGAGAGAGCCCGAAGCCCGGAGAGGAACCGGGGGCGTGATAGCGGACGCCGAAACGAACGACATGGTCACCAGAACCGGGATGATTACCGGCCAGGCCGCGGTCAGTCACCACGTCGTAATGATTACCAGAGAGACGAGTCCTATGGCCGCGATAGGGGCTTCTATGATGGTGGTAGGGGACGTGGGCGGTCACACTCACCAGGCTACGGCCGCAACGACAAGGACAACTACCGGAGAAGAAGTCCAAGCCCCTACGGGCGACCTCGGCATGAAGGCGAACTCGATCTTCCTAGGCGGTACGGCGCCGATGTGCCAGACGTTCAAATCATTCTCCAGCCAGACGTCAACCGCGACTTTGTCAACTGGGTGGAACAAgccttcaaggccaagggtctGAGATCCGAGGTCATGTACCTGCATCCCAGAATCCCCAAGGATGTCGTTGTTCAGCGACAGGCAGCCGAGGGTGTACATGCAGTGGTGGACCTTGATCTCAGAGCGCAGAACCTCGGAAGGATTCCGGTCCAGGCTTTCGACCGCTCAGCAGGCTCAAGTAACGTTCGGTTTGACCAGTATGTTGACCTGGAGCCTTCTACCGCAGCCGAGGTGATTATACGGGCCAAGGCATCAGGAGGCCAGCCAAGCTACGGCCAGTCATTCGGCGGAAATGGCGGATATAGCAATCCGTACGGTGGACAACCACCTCACCAACCGCCCACATCCGGGTTCCCAGCTGGTCCACCTCAGAGTCAGTATGGCCAACAGCCTTCTGCAGGTGGTCCCGACATTGCCAGCCTCGTGGGACAGCTTAACCCTGCCGCACTCCAGCAGCTGTTGTCACAGATCCAGCCAGGTGGTCAAAATCCCGTTCACCCTCCAACAGGAGTCTCTGCCCCCGCCGCGCCGCAGGTTGATATACAGGCAATCTTGGGTAGCTTGGGTGGCAATGCCACTGCCCAGCAACCTCCTCCGAATTCTTACGGGGCACCTTATGGAGCGCAGCCCCCGTCGAACGGAGCACCCCCGAACGGTGATGCGGCAGTCCAAGTACAGAACATCATGGCACAGCTCGCTCGCTACCGACAGTGA
- a CDS encoding Acetyl-coenzyme A synthetase produces MATVENPQVPVEPAVAPEVLLKETVPAAAPAPAASQPVAEKTQETPAQETKAPVVAEAHLVDTYHPPQRMFAKHPHRPHLANLEEYKRLYKESITQPNKFWAERARELISWDRDFQTTRSGSLQNADVSWFNEGRLNASYNCVDRHAFADPDRVAIIYEADDPSEGRNVTYGELLREVSRTAWVLKQMGVRKGDTVAIYLPMIPEAIVALMACVRIGAVHSVIFAGFSADSLRDRVVDAGCKVVITTDEGKRGGKLIGTKKIVDDALKQCPDVEHVLVYKRTGSEIPWTAGRDFWWHEEVEKWPNYFPPESMASEDPLFLLYTSGSTGKPKGVLHTTAGYLLGAAMTGKYVFDIHEGDRYFCGGDVGWITGHTYVVYAPLMLGVSTVVFEGTPAFPNFSRYWDIIERHNVTQFYVAPTALRLLKRAGDEHVRGKFAHLRVLGSVGEPIAAEIWKWYFEVIGKEECHIVDTYWQTESGSHTLTPLAGITPTKPGSCSLPFFGIEPALIDPVSGEEIHGNDVEGVLAFKQPWPSMARTVWGAHKRYKETYLDVYKGYYFTGDGAARDHEGFYWIRGRVDDVVNVSGHRLSTAEIEAALLEHHAVADAAVVGIADELTGQAVNAFVDLKENVESTDALRKELIIQVRKSIGPFAAPKVVYIVPDMPKTRSGKIMRRVLRKIVAGEEDQLGDITTLSDPSVVEKIIKSVHEAKRK; encoded by the exons ATGGCAACCGTCGAGAACCCCCAAGTCCCCGTTGAGCCGGCTGTGGCTCCCGAGGTCCTCCTCAAGGAGACCGTCCCTGCTGCCGCTCCCGCTCCTGCAGCCAGCCAACCCGTCGCCGAGAAGACTCAAGAGACTCCTGCTCAGGAGACCAAGGCCCCCGTGGTCGCTGAGGCCCACCTTGTCGACACCTACC ACCCCCCACAGCGGATGTTTGCCA AGCACCCCCACAGGCCCCACCTTGCCA ACCTCGAGGAGTACAAGCGACTTTACAAGGAGTCCATTACCCAACCCAACAAGTTCTGGGCTGAGCGCGCCCGTGAGCTCATCTCGTGGGACCGTGACTTCCAGACCACCCGCAGCGGCAGCCTCCAGAACGCCGACGTCTCGTGGTTCAACGAGGGTCGCCTCAATGCCTCTTACAACTGTGTCGACCGCCACGCCTTTGCTGATCCTGACCGTGTTGCCATCATCTACGAGGCCGACGACCCTAGCGAAGGCCGCAATGTCACCTATGGCGAGCTCCTCCGCGAGGTTTCCCGCACCGCCTGGGTCCTCAAGCAGATGGGCGTCCGCAAGGGCGACACTGTTGCTATCTACCTGCCCATGATTCCCGAGGCCATTGTCGCCCTCATGGCCTGTGTCCGTATCGGCGCTGTTCACTCCGTCATCTTTGCCGGTTTCTCTGCCGACTCTCTCCGCGACCGTGTTGTCGATGCTGGCTGCAAGGTTGTCATCACCACCGACGAGGGCAAGCGAGGTGGCAAGTTGATCGGCACCAAGAAGATTGTCGACGATGCCCTTAAGCAGTGCCCTGACGTCGAGCACGTCCTCGTCTACAAGCGCACTGGCTCCGAGATCCCCTGGACCGCCGGTCGTGACTTCTGGTGGcacgaggaggttgagaagtGGCCCAACTACTTCCCTCCTGAGTCTATGGCTTCTGAGGACCCTCTGTTCCTCCTCTACACCTCTGGTTCCACTGGCAAGCCCAAGGGTGTTTTGCACACCACTGCCGGTTACTTGCTTGGTGCTGCCATGACCGGCAAGTACGTCTTCGATATCCACGAGGGCGACCGATACTtctgtggtggtgatgtcggTTGGATCACTGGCCACACCTATGTTGTCTACGCCCCTCTGATGCTCGGTGTCTCTACCGTCGTCTTCGAGGGTACTCCCGCCTTCCCCAACTTCTCCCGATACTGGGATATCATTGAGCGCCACAACGTCACCCAGTTCTACGTCGCCCCTACCGCCCTGCGACTGCTCAAGCGTGCCGGTGACGAGCACGTCCGAGGCAAGTTCGCTCACCTCCGAGTTCTGGGCTCTGTCGGTGAGCCCATTGCTGCCGAGATCTGGAAGTGGTACTTTGAGGTTATCGGAAAGGAGGAGTGCCACATCGTCGACACCTACTGGCAGACCGAGTCCGGTTCTCACACCCTCACCCCTCTTGCCGGTATCACTCCTACGAAGCCCGGCAGTTGCTCTCTGCCCTTCTTCGGCATCGAGCCCGCCCTCATTGACCCCGTGTCCGGTGAGGAGATCCACGGCAACGATGTTGAGGGTGTCCTGGCCTTCAAGCAGCCCTGGCCCAGCATGGCTCGCACCGTCTGGGGAGCCCACAAGCGATACAAGGAGACCTACCTTGATGTCTACAAGGGCTACTACTTCACCGGTGACGGTGCTGCCCGTGACCACGAGGGCTTCTACTGGATCCGAGGACGTGTCGATGATGTCGTCAACGTCAGCGGTCACCGTCTGTCGACTGCCGAGATCGAGGCTGCCCTCCTCGAGCACCACGCCGTTGCCGATGCCGCCGTCGTTGGTATTGCCGACGAGCTCACCGGCCAGGCTGTCAACGCCTTTGTTGATCTCAAGGAGAACGTTGAGTCGACTGACGCTCTCCGCAAGGAGCTCATCATCCAGGTGCGAAAGAGCATCGGACCATTCGCCGCCCCCAAGGTGGTGTACATTGTCCCCGACATGCCCAAGACACGAAGTGGCAAGATTATGCGCCGTGTGTTGAGAAAGATTGTCGCGGGTGAGGAGGATCAGCTTGGTGATATCACTACT CTGTCTGATCCCTCTGTTGTGGAGAAGATTATCAAGAGCGTGCATGAGGCCAAGCGCAAGTAG